The following proteins are encoded in a genomic region of Jaculus jaculus isolate mJacJac1 chromosome 13, mJacJac1.mat.Y.cur, whole genome shotgun sequence:
- the Sdf2l1 gene encoding stromal cell-derived factor 2-like protein 1, translated as MCSAGRCWAAGGALLGLLLALSVPSGGSSKTGRGPVTCGSVLKLLNTQHRVRLHSHDIKYGSGSGQQSVTGVEASDDANSYWRIRGGSDGGCPRGLPVRCGQAVRLTHVLTGKNLHTHHFASPLSNNQEVSAFGEDGEGDDLDLWTVRCSGQHWEREAPVRFQHVGTSVFLSVTGEQYGNPIRGQREVHGMPSANTHNTWKAMEGIFIKPGAEPPASHDEL; from the exons ATGTGTAGCGCGGGCCGCTGCTGGGCTGCAGGAGGGgcgctgctggggctgctgttggcACTATCAGTGCCCAGCGGTGGCTCCTCCAAGACCGGCAGGGGGCCGGTGACCTGCGGGTCGGTGCTGAAGCTGCTCAACACTCAGCACAGGGTGCGGCTGCACTCGCACGACATCAAATACGGATCTG GTAGCGGCCAGCAATCAGTGACCGGCGTGGAGGCGTCCGACGACGCTAACAGCTACTGGCGGATCCGAGGTGGCTCGGATGGAGGTTGCCCGCGCGGGCTCCCGGTGCGCTGCGGGCAGGCTGTACGTCTCACGCACGTGCTCACAGGCAAGAACTTGCACACGCACCACTTCGCGTCGCCGCTGTCCAACAACCAG GAGGTGAGTGCCTTTGGGGAAGATGGTGAGGGTGACGACCTGGATCTGTGGACAGTGCGCTGCTCTGGGCAGCACTGGGAGCGTGAGGCCCCTGTGCGCTTCCAGCATGTGGGCACCTCTGTGTTCCTGTCTGTCACTGGTGAGCAGTACGGGAACCCCATCCGTGGGCAGCGCGAGGTGCATGGCATGCCCAGTGCCAACACTCACAATACCTGGAAGGCCATGGAAGGCATCTTCATCAAGCCTGGTGCGGAGCCCCCTGCAAGTCACGATGAACTCTGA
- the Ccdc116 gene encoding coiled-coil domain-containing protein 116, which yields MARYHLRQSGYLADDEASHNTYLARVRPPKKPPFAEMESSSKLGRVLYPQPVGGNSVFQRHHRNPKSTQAFGNFLDFLTEGQVLDRLQSVVEQAAERMAALKTEAGVPLVDVQDPLEMPRGARRTRARPTSRTVHQHRTQPTLCPGRINNYPSSSSSGSDSHSSVVAGWPGSNKNLDPGARGIGSLPPVKDKLLLEKNLKRLLRLENKGKVWSQCCSQRDSLLWDSLSNQTSSQWTREQPLSWISGLVGSSSSTPEASELELGEEELMFLKQELNEVKSLVNQPASFNLPGSSSLREPYHTLDFLAEHQLFPALQNVVRQAVDKFRSARRYNGLPLFPTISKSTPVLSGNSDLLPPNSKQATSINAEDREEPYDSPTTVSSPKTVHKKSKGSGDSPSMSNATRSRLKSPNNRFTKKKPLPSISSISSLSYISNPCCEELTNFLIKQAVSLLICKYHFEDSLNKQLGFNSSRVTKALMDIFLGFKEVKGTEIRLSSDINWSYLLHHLEEAEVTRQSTKHISRSRASQRGSQLAASHVHTSQHSTGPPFTKPQPCNDTNQNQGTESRVSPHSELPIHQLLDPRDPGTAQEQIPHSLSEPKISVLSISLASSSPARKDMVVNIEDGEGNEESKGKDSEKEEGKGSSMDRTMSPGLPEPETQLEAMNPSDLP from the exons ATGGCCAGGTACCACCTCCGCCAATCAGGATACCTGGCTGACGATGAGGCTAGTCACAACACATACTTGGCCCGG GTGCGGCCACCCAAGAAGCCACCATTTGCAGAAATGGAGTCATCCTCCAAGCTAGGTCGTGTGCTCTACCCACAACCAGTGGGTGGCAACTCAGTGTTCCAGCGCCACCACCGAAACCCTAAGAGCACCCAGGCCTTTGGCAACTTCCTGGATTTTCTGACTGAGGGCCAAGTGCTGGACAGACTGCAGTCAGTGGTGGAGCAGGCAGCAGAGCGAATGGCTGCCTTGAAGACAGAGGCTGGAGTACCACTGGTGGATGTGcaagacccactggagatgccaaGAGGTGCACGGCGTACAAGGGCCCGCCCCACTTCTAGGACTGTGCACCAGCACCGAACTCAGCCCACACTGTGTCCAGGACGCATCAACAATTACCCGTCCTCCTCCAGCTCTGGGTCTGACTCCCATAGCAGTGTCGTGGCTGGCTGGCCGGGCTCCAACAAAAATCTGGACCCAGGTGCCCGAGGCATAGGCTCACTGCCACCTGTGAAGGACAAACTCCTGCTAGAGAAAAATCTCAAGAGGTTACTGCGGCTGGAAAACAAAGGG AAAGTCTGGAGTCAGTGCTGCTCTCAGAGGGACTCCCTGCTGTGGGACTCACTTAGCAACCAGACTAGTAGCCAGTGGACCCGGGAGCAGCCCTTATCCTGGATCTCGGGGCTTGTAGGCTCCAGCTCCTCCACCCCTGAAGCATCAGAGCTGGAACTTGGAGAAGAGGAGCTGATGTTCCTCAAACAAGAGTTAAATGAAGTAAAGTCACTGGTAAACCAACCAGCATCCTTCAACCTGCCTGGATCCTCTTCGCTCCGAGAACCCTACCACACTCTGGACTTCTTGGCTGAGCATCAACTTTTTCCTGCCCTGCAGAATGTGGTCCGCCAGGCTGTGGACAAGTTCAGAAGTGCACGCCGCTACAAtggcctccctctcttccctacCATCTCAAAGTCCACCCCAGTGCTGTCTGGAAACTCTGATCTGCTGCCACCTAACTCTAAACAGGCCACATCCATCAACGCAGAGGACAGAGAGGAACCCTATGATTCTCCCACCACAGTGTCTAGCCCCAAGACAGTTCACAAAAAAAGCAAGGGCAGTGGAGACTCTCCCTCCATGTCTAATGCCACCAGATCCAGGCTCAAG AGCCCCAACAATAGGTTCACAAAGAAGAAACCTCTGCCCTCCATCTCATCCATTTCCAGCTTGTCCTACATCTCCAACCCCTGTTGTGAGGAGCTCACCAACTTCTTGATTAAGCAGGCAGTCTCCTTGCTTATCTGCAAGTACCATTTTGAGGACAGCCTCAATAAACAGCTTGGCTTCAACTCTTCTCGCGTTACCAAAGCTCTCATGGACATCTTTCTAGGCTTCAAGGAGGTGAAGGGCACTGAAATCCGTCTGTCCTCAGACATCAACTGGAGCTACCTGCTGCACCACCTGGAGGAGGCTGAGGTGACACGACAGTCCACAAAGCACATCTCCCGGTCAAGAGCCTCCCAGCGGGGCTCACAGCTTGCTGCCTCCCATGTTCACACTTCCCAACACAGCACAGGGCCCCCATTCACAAAGCCCCAGCCTTGCAATGACACAAACCAGAACCAGGGTACAGAGTCTCGGGTCTCCCCTCACTCTGAGTTGCCCATCCATCAGCTGCTCGATCCTCGGGATCCTGGTACAGCCCAGGAGCAGATACCTCACAGCCTATCAGAGCCCAAGATATCTGTGCTGTCCATCAGTTTAGCCTCCAGCTCTCCCGCACGCAAGGATATGGTGGTGAACATTGAGGATGGTGAGGGCAATGAGGAGAGTAAGGGCAAGGACAGTGAGAAGGAGGAAGGCAAGGGCTCCTCCATGGACAGGACCATGTCCCCTGGCCTACCTGAGCCTGAGACCCAGCTAGAAGCCATGAACCCCAGTGATCTCCCTTAA